GTTTTGAGCAATACCTGCAAACCTTGCATTTACATGTAGACATATAGGAACATAGCCTAGAGCAGCAAAGCCTTTTGCTATCTCAAACCAAGCATAGTAAGGCTTTCCTTCGCTTCTAAAGGCTCTCAAAATACCTGAAACATTTTCAAGTACTGCAATTTTGGGGTGAGTAAGTTTGACAAATTGCATAAACTCCCACGGTAATGTATTTCTATCATTACTTAACTCGCGTAGCCCTGCCATGCTAAAACTTTGGCATGGCGGACCTCCTGAGACAACATCGGCATCATTAATGCTTTTTAGCATTGATGGACTTGATTTAAGTACTTGGTTTAGCTCTTTTATGCTACCAATTATCAATTTATGGCGAATCGAATCTAAGTTATTCACATCTGAAAAAGAGTATGTGCTTTTAAGATCTGGATACTCTCTAGGATCTTCACGTAATCTTAATGACATATTATCTAAGGAGTATTTACTAGAAAGCCAAACAGTATGAGGGTCTTTTTTCTCTAGAAAATCAGGTTGAGATAAGTCTTCGTTGTAAAAGTTGTAGGCATAAGTCTCTCCAGCCATAGGCGATAGCTCATTTACCATAATATTTTCAAAGCCGACTGCTTGTAAGCCTAAAGATAGACCGCCACAGCCAGCGAATAATTCTATATATTTCATCAAGATACCAATCAGTTAATTAATACTAACTCTAAGTGAGTATAGTATATGAAAAATACTTTAAAGTCCAGGAGCTAGATTAACTATGGTTTGATTTGACTAATCAGCTAAATATCAATAAATTAAGAAAAAATGAGCGTTAGAGAGCGCTATCTTTAGGCAGTCCATAAGCTGACTAATAGTAAAAACCCCTTCAGGTTGTCTCATTGAACCCAAGTACTAGCTGTCACTTTTATAGTGAGCTGTGCTTATTATTTTCAATGGAGCAGCCTATGACGACGACCCGTACAATTAAACGTTTAAAGCAAGATGCTAGTGATTTAAAAAAAGAAAAAAACGTAGCGCTAAATCAGGCACTTAATTTAGTAGCCGAAAAATATGGGTATGAGAGTTGGCAGAGTTTAACTAAAAATGCTACAGACGGTAAAGTAACCATAACTACTTCAGAGGCTCAAGAAAAAACTTTAAATCAGCAAAATAAAGAGTTATTAGCAGAGTATGGTATTGATTTTTCAGTACTAATAATAACTGCTACCGGCATCAAAAAATCAATTATGGATGCTGTAGGTAGTCTAAGACACTTCTTGGTTGAAGAGGGTTTCCATAACTATGAGGATCAAAAACAAGGTGAAAGCTATAAAGTTCTTAAGCCTTGTCAGTTAATTACGTCCGAGAAGATACTTAATAAAAAAGTTAGCTTGTATAGACCAGTTACTAAAAAAGGTGACCCTCGTATTTGGGTGTATGGTCTAAGCTCTCATGTCCGAGCTGATGATGAGTTAACATTTTTTATCGTAGACGATTTACTTTATGTGCTAAATCTTAATTCAGTAGATATATCAGATTACAAAGACCTGCTTTTTGAGCTGAAACAATCATTAGATGAAACAGCTATAGAGCTTCGAGATAAATTAATTGAGATTGCTAAACAACCTTTAAAATCTATTATGAAGGGAGATACAGCAATAGGCATGACTATCGAGCATGCACTTGGACTGACTGCAAATTCTTCAAAAAAACCTGATTACAAAGGTATAGAGTTGAAGTCAGGAAGAATCACTAAATCTAAAACTCGTAGTAACCTATTTGCACAAGTTCCCGCATGGGATAAAAGCGTTCTTAAAAGCTCAAGGGAGATTGTAGATTCATATGGTTATCCAGACAAAGACAATGGCGACCAAAGACTATATTGTACAGTCAATGTTTCGAATTTCAATAACCAAGGATTACGCCTTGTAGTAGACTTAGAGAACGATAAAGTGTACGAAGAACACGAAATTGATGGATTAATTGTTGTATGGGAAGGTCAAAAGCTAAGAGAGCGATTACTAGAAAAACATCATGAGACATTTTGGATTAGTGCAAACGTTAATATTATCAATGGATTAGAGTTTTATTCTTTAAATGGTTTTACTCACACCAAAAATCCTATGGAACATCAGTTGTTACCTCTAATAAAACAAGGGGTAATAACTTTGGATCATTTAATTAAAAGAAAGAACGAAACAGGTCGTACGAGTGAGAAGGGTCCATTTTTCAAAATTAAACCTCAAGACCTAGAAATGCTTTTTCCAGAGCCTGTATTTTACTCTCTAGTTAAAGATTGAGTAAGTTCACTACGATATATAATTGCAAGAACGCGATGCTGCCGCTCGCCTAGACTAGCAGATAGAAGCAAAAGCGGGATCAGTTATATAACCAATCCCGCCTCAAGTAATTTCTAGAAAGTCTTAGTCAAAATTAACCTACAAATTCGGATTCAACCACTTCTCAGCAGTCTTCATATCCCAACCTTTACGCTCAGCATAGCTCTCTAACTGATCGGTGCTGATTTTACCGACATTAAAGTAGACACTGTCAGGATGCGAGTAATAAAATCCGCTGACTGATGACGCAGGCCACATCGCATAGCTTTCGGTTAATATCGTACCAATCGCATCGCCCGTACCAAGCCATTCGAACAATTTACCTTTTTCGGTATGCTCAGGGCAGGCCGGATAACCGGGAGCAGGGCGGATACCGACGTATTTTTCTTTAATCATATCCTCATTGGTGAGCGACTCAGTCGGCTGATAACCCCAATATTCTTTACGAATCAGCTCATGCAGATGCTCGGCAAAGGCTTCGGCTAAGCGGTCAGATAATGCTTGTACCATAATGGCATTATAGTCGTCACCAGCCGCTTTATACTTCTCAGCCAGCGCCTCTGTACCGACTATCGAAACGGTAAAGCCACCCAGATAATCAGTATGCATGTCCGATGGTGAGATAAAATCTGCCAAGCTAAAGTTTGGCTTACCGCTGGCTTTGTCGCTTTGTTGGCGCAGATGCTCAAATTGATATTCTGCTGTGCCGCCCTCAGTCGGTGCTTTGTCATAGACGGTGACGGTATCCGCGCCCGTACGACAGGCTGGCATGAGTTTAAATACGCCTTTAGCGACGATTAATTTCTCATCAATCATCTTTTGCAGCATGTCTTCTGCATTGCCAAACAAATCACGTGCTGCCTCACCAACCACATCATCTTGCAAGATTTTCGGATATTTACCCGCTAGACCCCATGAAATAAAGAAGGGCGTCCAATCGATATAAGGCAGTAAGTTAGTGATGGGATAGTCGTCAAATATCACTTGCCCTAATTTATTGGGCGTCGGTGGCACATAGTTGTCCCAATCATACTGAAAGCCAATCTCGATGGATTCAGCATAAGATATTTTAGCCGCTTTTGGTTGACGCTTAGCAAGGCGCTCGCGCACCTTGATATATTCTTCGCGGGTTTCATCGATTAAGCCTTGACGGTGCTCTTTTGATAGTAGCTTAGTGACTACGCCGACTGAGCGCGAAGCATCTGATACATAAATGACGGCATCGTTTTGATACTGTGGTTCGATTTTGACCGCCGTATGCGCCTTAGAGGTCGTTGCCCCGCCAATCATCAAGGGTAAGGTCATGCCGCGCTCTTGCATTTGTTTGGCGACATAGACCATCTCATCAAGGCTTGGCGTAATAAGACCTGAGAGTCCGATGATATCGACTTCTTCAGCAATGGCGGTATCGAGGATTTTTTCACACGGTACCATGACGCCTAAATCCACAATATCATAGCCATTACAGCCGAGTACCACGCCGACGATATTTTTACCGATATCATGGACGTCACCTTTGACCGTTGCCATGAGGATTTTACCTTTCTTTTCACCCTCAACTTTTTCAGCTTCGATATACGGATTTAGCCAAGCGACCGACTGCTTCATGACGCGAGCAGATTTTACTACCTGCGGTAAGAACATCTTACCGGCACCAAATAAATCGCCAACGATATTCATACCGTCCATGAGCGGACCTTCGATGACCTCAAGCGGACGGGGATATTTCTCCCACGCTTCTTTGGTATCCGCTTCGATAAAGGTGGTGATACCTTTTACCAACGCATGAGCAATCCGTTCTTCGACCGTGCCTTCACGCCATGTCATATCGACGGTGCTTTCTTTTTTCTTACCGCCATCCTGATAATTTTCAGCGATGGTCATTAGCCGTTCGGTGGCATCTTGTCCCGTCTCGCCTTGGTTGCGGTTGAGCATTACATCTTCAATGGCATCACGAGCTTCTTTAGGAATATCGTCATATAACTCAAGCATGGCAGGGTTAACGATACCCATCGTTAAGCCATTTTGAATCGCATGGTAAAGGAATACAGAGTTGATGGCTTCACGAATTGGGTTACCACGGAAACTAAACGATACGTTAGATACGCCGCCCGATACCATCGCATTAGGTAGGTTATCCGTAATCCATTTGGTGGCGTTGATAAAGTCTGCGCCGTAATTGTTGTGCTCGGTAATACCGGTTGCGACCGCAAAAATATTGGGGTCAAAGATAATATCTTCAGAGGGGAAGCCCACTTCATCGACCAATACATCGTAGCTGCGTTTACAAATTTGAGTTTTGCGCTCAAAGGTATCCGCCTGACCATCTTCATCAAATGCCATGACGATAATGGCTGCACCATAGCGCATACAGAGCTTGGCGCGCTCGACGAACTCAGCGTGACCTTCTTTTAACGAGATAGAGTTGACGATACATTTACCTTGAGTACGCTTAAGACCTTCTTCGATAATGTCCCATTTTGATGAATCCAGCATCAACGGCACACGGCTGATGTCCGGCTCACCGGAGACCAAGTTGACGAAGTGAATCATCGCCTGCTTGGAGTCAAGCATGCCCTCATCCATATTAATATCGACGATTTGCGCACCGCCTTCGACTTGGTCACGGGCAACGTCGAGCGCTTCGGTATAGGCCTCGGTTTTGATTAAGCGCAAGAATTTTTTTGAACCGGTGACGTTGGTACGCTCACCAACGTTGACGAACAAACTATCAGAATTGATAGTAAAAGGCTCAAGACCTGACAGGCGGCAGGCAGGTGCAATCTCAGGGATAACACGCGGTGGGTACTTTGCCACCATATTAGCGATTTGGCGAATATGCTCAGGCGTCGTACCACAACAGCCACCGACGATATTTAAGATACCTGCTTTGGCAAAGCCTTCTAACAGCGCTGCAGTTTCATCAGCAGTTTCATCATATTCACCAAACTCATTGGGCAGACCGGCATTTGGATGCGCAGAGACATAAGTATTGGCAATATTTGATAGCGTTTGGATATGTGGACGTAGCGCATCCGCACCCAGCGCACAGTTAAAGCCCACCGATAGCGGTTTGGCATGACGAATCGAGTTATAAAAGGCTTCAGCCGTTTGCCCTGATAATGTCCGACCTGACGCATCGGTAATCGTCCCTGAAATCATAATTGGCAGTTCAAAGCCAATATCATCAAAGACGCCTGTTACGGCAAAAATCGCCGCTTTGGCATTGAGCGTATCAAAAATAGTCTCGATCAGGATGATATCAACGCCGCCTTCCATTAGTGCCAAGGTTGCTTCGCGATAGTTCAGCACCAATTCATCAAAGGTAATGTTACGAAATGCCGGATCATTAACGTCAGGCGATAGCGAACAAGTACGTGATGTGGGTCCAATCACACCAGCGACGAAACGCGGCTTATCTGGATTCTTCGCAGTGTATTCGTCAGCGGCTTCGCGGGCAATCTTGGCAGCCGTTTTATTCAGCTCGGGCACGAGGTACTGCATATCATAGTCTGCCATCGATAGCCGCGTACCGTTAAAACTATTGGTCTCGATAATATCAGCGCCAGATTCCAAATGTGCTAGATGAATCTCTTTAATCATATGTGGCTGCGTCAGCACCAATAAATCGTTATTGCCGCGCACATCTTGACTGATATTAGCAAAGCGCTCGCCGCGATAGTCCGCTTCTTCTAACTTATAATTCTGAATATGCGTGCCCATTGCACCATCTAGCATCAAAATCCGTGCTGCCATTTGTTCTGTGATGCGTGTGCGCGCAGTTAGCTGCTGATCTTTATAAGGAAAGACAGTGGGCGGCGTCAATATAAAATCATTCGGATTGGCATTTGGATTGCTATCATCTATTATTTTGGTTGGAGAAATATCAGTTTGAGAACGGGCTGTTGGAGTCATAGGAGCGCTGCTTATAGAGTCAATGTTATAAAAGGAAAAGAGAGTAAATAGTTATAATTCTTAATAGGTAAGGATTTAAAAACAATAAATGCCATTAAACCCATGTTCAAAAGTAACAGACAAATCAAGCTGATTTTAGCATGAAAAGCTTCAATTTTGAGAGATTGTCCTTATTCTACTTGAGCAGCTGTAACGCTGAAATCAATCTATACGTATATGATTAATGTCATTCAACAAATACTGCGCGGATGATATCAATTTTGCCATTCTTGGGATGCAGATTCCATCGCAAATATGGGAAATCTATGACGAAGATTTTATCATTATCATCACCTTATCAAAGTCTATTGCATAAAGCTTGCGAGCACAAATGAATATCATTTAGCTTGATGATTACATAAAGCTTTACTTATGATTATAAATGCAAAATCGCCCCTTTATAACGTAGATAAAGGTTACATGCGTACTACAAAAAGTAGCGCAAATAGCAGTTTACACCGCTTAACTATATGTTAATTTAATTTCAGAAGGATTGATGTTTTATAAGCAGTACTTATTAGTAAGGGTTGGTGATTTTATTTGCAGGTTTGCCTACAAGTTATTTTTCATAGGTAAATAGGCACTATTAAATCAGCGATTAGATCGTTAAGCGTTGCTGCTAAGGAAAGCCAATCTCATCTGTCAGAGCGTATTAAAAAACCAATAGATTATAGATAGTCACTCATTAAGGATAATGTTATGAAAATAATCAAAATCGCTGCTATCGGTACTTTAGCTGTTTCACTTGCAGGTCTAAGTGCTTGTAATAATATGATGCCAGCCAAAAGCGCTTCTATGAAAGCGCCAATGCATAGCCAATCGATGCATAGTCCATCGATGCATAGCCAATCAATGGCAAAAATGAATGTAGTACAAATCGCTCAAAGCAATCCTGATTTCTCTGTACTCGTAGAAGCCGTCGTCGCCGCTGATTTAGCGGGTGTGCTCTCTAATCCTAATGCTAACTATACGATTCTTGCGCCAACCAATGCCGCATTTATGCAAGCGCTACAAGAAACGGGTATGAGTAAAGCACAGCTTTTTGCCAATAAACCACTATTGACCAAAATCTTAAGCTATCACGTGATCAATGCCGCAGCACCTATTTATGCCAAGGATGTCAGACCAGGCAATGTAACCATGCTAAGCACAGACACGCTTATGGTGACTGCCCAAGGCAAATTGATGGATGAAAGTGGACGTACGGCAAATCTCTTAAAAACCGACATTACTGCCAGTAATGGCGTGATACATGTGATTGATAGGGTTCTTATGCCTAGATAGTTTTATGGTAAGGCTCTATAAACTTGCAATTATATCAGTATGAAGTCAATTGTTTAAGAGCTGTCCTAAGCAGCTCTTAGATTCGTTATAGATTCAGATAACGAAACGCCTGTGTTATATACGTGATCGATACAGTGCTACTACCTAAGAATATATCAATTAAAAATCAATCAGTTAATATGGTAGATGATTTCAGATAACGTCCCTTTAAAAAGTATCATATTCTAAAACAGTATTGTGTATTTTAAAAAAAACGGTTTATCCATAAATTATTACTTATTAAATTGTTATTCATATCAAAGGAATGTCTTATGTTAAAAAAGAATTTACTATCTATCGCCGTTGTGGCGGCAGCAATGTCATTAGCAGCTTGTAACGATAAAGAAGTGGTTACCGAGCCAGTTGAGCCAGAAGCAACCACTGATGTGGTCGTTCAGCCAGAAGTCGCTGCTGAACCAATGGTTGAAGCGGATGTTGCCCCTGAAGCAGCAGCTACGCAGACTATTGGTGAAATGGCAGCTGGCAATGAAGACTTAACCATCTTGACTGCTGCATTACAGGCAGCTGGACTTGACTCAATGCTGATGGCTGAAGACAAATACACGGTATTTGCACCTACTGATGATGCCTTTGCTGGCTTATTGACCAAGCTGAATATTACCAAAGAAGAGCTACTCGCTGATCAAGCGACGCTAAAAAGTGTGCTTCCATACCATGTCGTACCTATGGTCGTAAAAGCCGCGGATATTCCTTACGGTACTGCGATTGAAACTGCCAATGGTCAAACCATCACGATTAGTGATGCCAATGTTATTACGGATTCAAATGGTAATACCGCCAATATCGTTGGCACTGATATGATGGCAACTAATGGTGTGGTACATGTCATTGATACTGTTTTACTGCCTAAATAAGTTCTGGTGACTGATGCAGTTCAGTCTCTATTGTAGACAGTAGATGATATAAAAACACCTAAAGCCTAGCCATCGAGCTAGGCTTTTTGCTGCTTGATAATTAATACTTAGACATTGTAGTCGATGCACTTTGCAAAGAATCTATAGTCGGTGAAAAGTAATATCGATACAACACGTACTACTGGTGCAAATTTTTCTTGCTTGCTGTGCCTACGCAGACAGAGGCTGCAAAAAATTTACACCAGCAATACTGTAGCGACTTTAAACTATTTCAACTATAGTAAGTCTCGCTTATTTAGTAGAAAAGAGGCAAGGGCAAGCAAACGAAAAAGCCCGAGACGACGGTCTCGGGCTTTTTTTAATAACTGGCTAGTAGGCAAATACTTTAAAGAGGATTAACGATGCTCTTTATTTAAAGGATCTTGTGCCGCTATTCTTTGTTGCTCTTTTAGATGACGCTCTTCCCAATAAGGTGCGTTTTTGATACCGAATTTTGCAGGATCAAATGTATAGCGCGTTACGCCAGCTTTACGCTGTGCTTCGTAATCTTTAAGC
This window of the Psychrobacter arcticus 273-4 genome carries:
- a CDS encoding MvaI/BcnI family restriction endonuclease, which gives rise to MTTTRTIKRLKQDASDLKKEKNVALNQALNLVAEKYGYESWQSLTKNATDGKVTITTSEAQEKTLNQQNKELLAEYGIDFSVLIITATGIKKSIMDAVGSLRHFLVEEGFHNYEDQKQGESYKVLKPCQLITSEKILNKKVSLYRPVTKKGDPRIWVYGLSSHVRADDELTFFIVDDLLYVLNLNSVDISDYKDLLFELKQSLDETAIELRDKLIEIAKQPLKSIMKGDTAIGMTIEHALGLTANSSKKPDYKGIELKSGRITKSKTRSNLFAQVPAWDKSVLKSSREIVDSYGYPDKDNGDQRLYCTVNVSNFNNQGLRLVVDLENDKVYEEHEIDGLIVVWEGQKLRERLLEKHHETFWISANVNIINGLEFYSLNGFTHTKNPMEHQLLPLIKQGVITLDHLIKRKNETGRTSEKGPFFKIKPQDLEMLFPEPVFYSLVKD
- the metH gene encoding methionine synthase, which encodes MTPTARSQTDISPTKIIDDSNPNANPNDFILTPPTVFPYKDQQLTARTRITEQMAARILMLDGAMGTHIQNYKLEEADYRGERFANISQDVRGNNDLLVLTQPHMIKEIHLAHLESGADIIETNSFNGTRLSMADYDMQYLVPELNKTAAKIAREAADEYTAKNPDKPRFVAGVIGPTSRTCSLSPDVNDPAFRNITFDELVLNYREATLALMEGGVDIILIETIFDTLNAKAAIFAVTGVFDDIGFELPIMISGTITDASGRTLSGQTAEAFYNSIRHAKPLSVGFNCALGADALRPHIQTLSNIANTYVSAHPNAGLPNEFGEYDETADETAALLEGFAKAGILNIVGGCCGTTPEHIRQIANMVAKYPPRVIPEIAPACRLSGLEPFTINSDSLFVNVGERTNVTGSKKFLRLIKTEAYTEALDVARDQVEGGAQIVDINMDEGMLDSKQAMIHFVNLVSGEPDISRVPLMLDSSKWDIIEEGLKRTQGKCIVNSISLKEGHAEFVERAKLCMRYGAAIIVMAFDEDGQADTFERKTQICKRSYDVLVDEVGFPSEDIIFDPNIFAVATGITEHNNYGADFINATKWITDNLPNAMVSGGVSNVSFSFRGNPIREAINSVFLYHAIQNGLTMGIVNPAMLELYDDIPKEARDAIEDVMLNRNQGETGQDATERLMTIAENYQDGGKKKESTVDMTWREGTVEERIAHALVKGITTFIEADTKEAWEKYPRPLEVIEGPLMDGMNIVGDLFGAGKMFLPQVVKSARVMKQSVAWLNPYIEAEKVEGEKKGKILMATVKGDVHDIGKNIVGVVLGCNGYDIVDLGVMVPCEKILDTAIAEEVDIIGLSGLITPSLDEMVYVAKQMQERGMTLPLMIGGATTSKAHTAVKIEPQYQNDAVIYVSDASRSVGVVTKLLSKEHRQGLIDETREEYIKVRERLAKRQPKAAKISYAESIEIGFQYDWDNYVPPTPNKLGQVIFDDYPITNLLPYIDWTPFFISWGLAGKYPKILQDDVVGEAARDLFGNAEDMLQKMIDEKLIVAKGVFKLMPACRTGADTVTVYDKAPTEGGTAEYQFEHLRQQSDKASGKPNFSLADFISPSDMHTDYLGGFTVSIVGTEALAEKYKAAGDDYNAIMVQALSDRLAEAFAEHLHELIRKEYWGYQPTESLTNEDMIKEKYVGIRPAPGYPACPEHTEKGKLFEWLGTGDAIGTILTESYAMWPASSVSGFYYSHPDSVYFNVGKISTDQLESYAERKGWDMKTAEKWLNPNL
- a CDS encoding fasciclin domain-containing protein, which codes for MKIIKIAAIGTLAVSLAGLSACNNMMPAKSASMKAPMHSQSMHSPSMHSQSMAKMNVVQIAQSNPDFSVLVEAVVAADLAGVLSNPNANYTILAPTNAAFMQALQETGMSKAQLFANKPLLTKILSYHVINAAAPIYAKDVRPGNVTMLSTDTLMVTAQGKLMDESGRTANLLKTDITASNGVIHVIDRVLMPR
- a CDS encoding fasciclin domain-containing protein; protein product: MLKKNLLSIAVVAAAMSLAACNDKEVVTEPVEPEATTDVVVQPEVAAEPMVEADVAPEAAATQTIGEMAAGNEDLTILTAALQAAGLDSMLMAEDKYTVFAPTDDAFAGLLTKLNITKEELLADQATLKSVLPYHVVPMVVKAADIPYGTAIETANGQTITISDANVITDSNGNTANIVGTDMMATNGVVHVIDTVLLPK